The DNA window ATGTTTGAGAAATTGAATCCGATATCGGCGGTGCAAAAAGCCGGGCGGCCTTCACCTCTCCCCTTGTGGGAGAGGCATAGGCCGCGTTCGCGGCCGTTTTTCGAAGAGAACGCCGAAGCTATGCTTCGGCTATGTCGCATCGTCAGATGCGATCCGGGTGAGGGGTTACGGACTATCGATAGACCGCAACCCCTCACCCCAACCCTCTCCCGCAAGGGGAGAGGGAGCTCACCGCCGTTGCCGGGACATAATGCGTCACTTCAGCTCGATTGGTTTAGCCTCTCGCAGACCTGTCTTTCACCCCGCCTTGCGCGCCCGCGCATTCGACCGATGTGCTTTCTTCGCCGGGCGATGCGCGGCTCGGCGGGCCGGGGCCGATCGCTTGGCCGGCGCCCTGCCTTTCAGGCTTTGCTTGAGCGCGTCCATCAGGCTGATGACGTTGTCCGGCCGCTCTTCAGGCTCGACGGCCTTGACCGGCTTGCCGGCGGCCTTGCGCCTGACCAGGGTCTTCAGCGCATCCTCGTACTGGTCCTTGAACTTACCGGGATCGAAATGCGCCGCCTTGGAATCCAGAATGTGGCTGGCGAGTTCGACCATGTCTTTCGAGATCTTCGGGTTCTTGATGTCGTCGAAATATTCGTCTTCGTCGCGCACCTCATACGGATATCGCAGCGTGATGCCGAGCAGGCCCTTGCCCAGGGGCTCGATCGCAATGATATGCTCGCGGTTGGTGAGAACGATGCGCGCCAGCGCGACGCGATCCTTATCCTTCATGGCGTCGCGGATCACGGCGAAGGCGGCGATGCCGGCCTTGCCGTCGGGCGCGATGTAATAGGGGTGATTGATGTAGCGCTTGTCGATTTCATCCCTGGGCACGAAGCCGTCGATGTCGATGGTGTGGTTGCTTTCGATCTGGACGGCTTCCAGCTCCTCCTTGTCGACCTCGACATACTCGCCCTTTTTCAACTCGTAGCCGCGGCCCTTCTGGTCGCTTTCGACCACGTCGCCGGTCTCGGCATCGACCATCTGCTGCTTCAGCCGGTTGCCGGTTTCCTTGTTGATCATGTGGAAGCGGGTTTTGTCGACGGACGTCGAGGCCGGATAGAGCAGCACCGGGCATGACACGAGGGAAAGCTTCAGGGACCCTTTCCAATAGGCGCGGACGGCCATTACAATCTCCGGCTCGTTATGGGTAAATGAATTCGGGAACTTTCAACGGCCGCCGGGGGTTTTGGTTCCGGACCGTTGCTGTCGCGCGAAGCGGCGTTTCATTCGTGGGATTTGACCGTGTCTCTTAGAAACCTTTCCACCTACCGGAAAAAACGCGATTTCGAAAAGACCGCGGAGCCGAGCGGCGAGGTGGCGGTGGCACCTTCGAAGCAGCGGCGGTTCGTGATCCAGAAGCACGACGCCACCCGGCTGCACTACGATCTCAGGCTGGAATTCGACGGCGTCTTCAAATCCTGGGCGGTCACCAAGGGGCCGTCGCTCGATCCGCACGACAAGCGGCTGGCGGTGGAGGTGGAGGATCATCCGCTCGATTACGGCGATTTCGAAGGCACCATTCCAAAGGGTCAGTATGGCGGCGGCACCGTGCAGCTGTGGGACCGTGGCACCTGGGAATCGGAATCCGGCAGCCCGGAACAGGGCTTCAAGAAGGGTGATCTGAAATTCACTCTGTACGGCGACAAGCTGCATGGCAGCTGGGTGCTGGTGCGCATGCGCCATGACCGCACCGGCGGCAAGCGCACCAACTGGCTTTTGATCAAGCATCGCGACGATTTCGCCAGGGAAGGCAAGGCCAACAACGTCCTTGAT is part of the Bradyrhizobium erythrophlei genome and encodes:
- a CDS encoding Ku protein, whose product is MAVRAYWKGSLKLSLVSCPVLLYPASTSVDKTRFHMINKETGNRLKQQMVDAETGDVVESDQKGRGYELKKGEYVEVDKEELEAVQIESNHTIDIDGFVPRDEIDKRYINHPYYIAPDGKAGIAAFAVIRDAMKDKDRVALARIVLTNREHIIAIEPLGKGLLGITLRYPYEVRDEDEYFDDIKNPKISKDMVELASHILDSKAAHFDPGKFKDQYEDALKTLVRRKAAGKPVKAVEPEERPDNVISLMDALKQSLKGRAPAKRSAPARRAAHRPAKKAHRSNARARKAG